The genomic region TGAGTGAAGAATCTCCACTTAGACAAGAAAAGATTTGACCATTCGATCGTTCACTTGATGAGGTTAATACACTAATGGGAATTTAGAGAGGAACCCCAAAAAGTGTTTGCTCACATAAAGGAAAATGATCTGCATAATAAATACAAAAGGATGAGATCAAGTTTGTTGCCTTCCTTTTTAGCTTCAAAAACAGAAGTGAAAGGGAAAAATTCAGCTTGAGAAAAATAACAATACTGCAATGGAATATTTTACAAATGTACTTACATGCTCACCAAGTTGAAATTGCTGCCTAATGCACACTTTAATGGTGGAATCCATAAAGAAAGCAGATCCTTAGGTTGACCCTAGTAGTTACCCATCTCTTCATGCCCCTGGAAAATCTGAGTAGGTATCCATAAGAAATGCTACTAAATAGAGCAATCTCAAGTATCACTACCTATAGATCCATTAAGTTTGTAGTTACCTTCATACAGAGTTTAGCAGCAACTCTTCTTCTTGCAGTGTTCTCCAAGCAACCGACAGTCTTGAATTGAAGTACTAACAGAGAGGAAGGCAGTTTCTCTCCCAGCATATTTCTCCAACCTGAAGTAAAATATGGCGAGGAATAAAGTACCAACTTGAAGCTAAAATAGAAATCAAGTCTTCCGATTCCTAACatattagtccacttaaccaccCAGAATGAACTCTTAATTCATGGTAATTACTAATTAATATCTTCTGTTCTGCTCTAAATGCAATTTTATAGAAAAATATGTGTTAAGAAGTATCACTTATGCATGTATGAATTTAACTCTGGTATGACAAACATGAAAGATTAGAGTATTACCTGGTCAGAAATCTCTATTCAGAAATTTGTTGCCCATTGACTTCGATGGTGGGGATGTGGGAAATTTTAGGCCAAATTGGTTCATGTTTGTTCTTGCAGTGTTCTCCCAGCAAATCACAGTCTTGAATTTTGAGTAGTGAGAGAGAGGAAGGCAGCTTTTCTCCTTCCATCTTCTCCAGCTTTggacaatatgaaatgtgtaattGTTGGAGCGAAGTGAGGCCGAGAAGCTGGTTGCACTCCAAAGTCTCCAGATTTTGAAAGTAACAAAGGTGCAAAGTGGTAAGGGAGGGAAGATGAGGCAGCAAACCAACCTGTGTGCATGACCTCACGCAAGAAAAATCCATAGTAAGCTTAGTGAGGGcgcctaagttggccatccatgATAGCTCCTTCATTTGCTCGTCACTACCTTCCAAAACAAGCTCTTTCAAGTTAGGCGGCAAGCCACCCTCTGGCACCTTACAGATTTTCCGGCAAGCTCCTATGCAGAGAGAGTGTAAACTTGGAAGAAGAGTATTCATGTGACTCGGAAATGCCTCCAACTTGTCACAATATGTGATGCTGAGATGAGTCAAGTTGGGTGCAGCCAGTCCTTCTCCGGCAAATGACACTAATTTATGGCATCCATTGATGGTGAGACGTTGAAGAGCAGCGTGCGGTGGCTCTGACATTGAAACTGATTCCAGATTCAGACACAAAGATATCTCGAGATTCTTGAGATTGGGAAAGGAATCCAATGATAATGAGGTGAGTGAATGGCAGCTGTCTTCAATTTGTAGCTCTACCAAATCATACTTCTGCTGTGGCTGTTGCTGGGGGAATTCCAGTTTTCTGCAATCCATGATCTTCAACTTTTGCAAAGATCTGGGTAAAGAATTGCCCGGAATGGATAAAGCAGACCAACACCCTGAGATGTGTATTTCTTGGAGGTGACTTAGATGGTTGTTGCTCATTGCCTTAAACGCAGAATCCACCACCGACACACATCCCTTAATTGATAAAGTATCGCCAATAAGTATCATCTCTCGATTCCATCCTTCTGGAACTTCCAACATATGTAGTTCGCGAACTTTGAAACCATCCGACAAAGAAGAAACCATCCTCGAGAATACGGCATTAAGCATGTCTCCCTTTAACATTGGACAGTTTCTTAATTGAAGCTTCTGGAGTCGAGAAAAAGTTTTAAAGTCAGGTAAGTGCCACTCCTCCCAAGATGGCATATCATGAAATTCCAATGTCTCCAGTGAGAGAAATGGTGGAATATGCGAAGAATGGTGATCCCCTTCGTTCTTGTAAAACTCCATGCCAATACTCCTGAGTTGATCAAACCTTTCAATGCGCAGGGACTTAAGAGATGTTATCTCTCCAAGTGAAGGCAGCTTGAAGCAATTGTTGCAAGACACCAGAGATACACTTGTCATATTGTTGTAGGCAAAGTTCCCCAACCAATTTGGAAATGTTGTACCCTTGTATCCCTTGATTTTCAACACTTTCAAGTCATTGTGCGGTTGCAAGCTCTCCAGTATATCTCTTACTGTTTCTGTGTTTTGAACCACATCATCAGCTGAAGACCATTCCAAGCATAATTCGTTGATGTGCGTCTTATCTAGTATCCTTGCTCTCCTTCCTTGGCCGACGTCAACAACATTCTCCAACTTCTTAATCTCAAATGATCGGTGAAGATTTGCAAGCCCTCCTACTTCTTGGATTCCGTTATCTTCCTGCTTGCCCACAACAAAGCTACTTAAAAATTGCAAGACTTTCAATTGGCTTATTCTTCTGGGCATTTCTTTCAAAGCAGTTTTTCTAACATCAAGATGCCGTAAATTCACAAGCTTGTGCGTGCCACTAGGCAACATGGTCAACTTAGTACATTCATACAATATTAATGTTTGTAGATTATACAAGTTGCATAACGACTCTGGCAATGTCTTAATATTTGTCCAAGAGAAATTCAAATAGCGTAGATGAATCAATTTGCCTATTACATCAGGCAATACATCAAGTCTACAACAGGATAAAACTCTCaagttttttaaatttgatgCTATGCTTTCCATGCTAAACAAATCGTCGACATACAAGCATGTCGATAGATTTTCCAACATAGCAATGGAATTACGACTATTCAATCTTCCAAATGACAAATGCCGAGTCTGAAAATGTATCTCCTCTTCTTCATCAAGTTTTTccaagttgcaatagaattctccAGCAAGATGTATGGCTAAGTCATGGAACAGATCGTGCATCACAAAATAATTGTGATGAAATTCAACTTTTCTGAAAAATAATCTGGAAACTAGTTCATTAAAACACATGTAACCAACTTCTTCTAAAGTCTTTCCTCTTCTTGGTGATTGTAAAATGTTTTCAGCCATCCACAGCAAGATTAGTTCAtctttatcaaaataataatctTTTGGAAACAACGAGCAATAAATGAAACAGCCTTTTGATTGTTCACGCAGTTGATGATAACTTAATAACAATGCAGGAACAATCTTACCATTTTCCTGAGGAAGTTCCCAAATATCACTTGATAGTATTTTATTCCACTCCGCGACATCATGATTTGAGCGCAACAAGCGTCCAAGTGTTTCTACAGCTAACGGCAAGCCATCACACTTCTCGACAATCTCTCTACCTATTCCTTCGAGTATTGAACTCCCACTTATTTGAGAATTGGACACAAAAATAGACCAACAGTCATCACTTGACAGTCCCTTGAGAAAGTAACATTTACAATTTTGGACT from Arachis ipaensis cultivar K30076 chromosome B02, Araip1.1, whole genome shotgun sequence harbors:
- the LOC107623334 gene encoding putative disease resistance protein At3g14460, with protein sequence MAEALLSGSINVVLDRLISPEFVNLVVGKKLDQELVERLKTAILAAKALAADAEQKQYANELVRKWLDSFKDALYTANNLLDAVLTKAASQKVVCFWRFNFLNPEGRQTVDKMQEVVERIEDLQKRKDTLGLKEIPTHSSSSWRPSSTSALVQENVFGRDGDQQALIKMLNDNNDHNLSVISIVGMGGVGKTTLAQCLYNNDDLMRGFDLKAWTCVSENFDVVETTKNLIKGIASGICSLDSFDLIQQDLKEKLSEKKFFIVLDDAWSEDADKWNSFLSPFQHARKGSTILLTTRMENVGPIVQNCKCYFLKGLSSDDCWSIFVSNSQISGSSILEGIGREIVEKCDGLPLAVETLGRLLRSNHDVAEWNKILSSDIWELPQENGKIVPALLLSYHQLREQSKGCFIYCSLFPKDYYFDKDELILLWMAENILQSPRRGKTLEEVGYMCFNELVSRLFFRKVEFHHNYFVMHDLFHDLAIHLAGEFYCNLEKLDEEEEIHFQTRHLSFGRLNSRNSIAMLENLSTCLYVDDLFSMESIASNLKNLRVLSCCRLDVLPDVIGKLIHLRYLNFSWTNIKTLPESLCNLYNLQTLILYECTKLTMLPSGTHKLVNLRHLDVRKTALKEMPRRISQLKVLQFLSSFVVGKQEDNGIQEVGGLANLHRSFEIKKLENVVDVGQGRRARILDKTHINELCLEWSSADDVVQNTETVRDILESLQPHNDLKVLKIKGYKGTTFPNWLGNFAYNNMTSVSLVSCNNCFKLPSLGEITSLKSLRIERFDQLRSIGMEFYKNEGDHHSSHIPPFLSLETLEFHDMPSWEEWHLPDFKTFSRLQKLQLRNCPMLKGDMLNAVFSRMVSSLSDGFKVRELHMLEVPEGWNREMILIGDTLSIKGCVSVVDSAFKAMSNNHLSHLQEIHISGCWSALSIPGNSLPRSLQKLKIMDCRKLEFPQQQPQQKYDLVELQIEDSCHSLTSLSLDSFPNLKNLEISLCLNLESVSMSEPPHAALQRLTINGCHKLVSFAGEGLAAPNLTHLSITYCDKLEAFPSHMNTLLPSLHSLCIGACRKICKVPEGGLPPNLKELVLEGSDEQMKELSWMANLGALTKLTMDFSCVRSCTQVGLLPHLPSLTTLHLCYFQNLETLECNQLLGLTSLQQLHISYCPKLEKMEGEKLPSSLSLLKIQDCDLLGEHCKNKHEPIWPKISHIPTIEVNGQQISE